The sequence below is a genomic window from Lolium perenne isolate Kyuss_39 chromosome 4, Kyuss_2.0, whole genome shotgun sequence.
AAAAATGATGAATATTTAATCTATGCATGTCAAGTTGGTATACATCTCAAACCCAAATATTCATGATATAAAATGAAACCTAATATTCCCATTTTCCGTTAAGTGAACAATTAGAAATTGACACTTACATCATTGGGCcttccactagtggaaaacaggccttttgatccgggtggttagggccttttgtcgcgggcggccagccgcgacaagcaaggcgcgataaaagggtggccttttatcccgggtcacttacgacccgcgacataaggtccaccacgtggcagccgcggggcgcgcagggcacaggcccttttgtcgcgggcggtattaccacccgcgacaaaaggccctctacgtggcgcgcgcacaacgcttctgctttagggtttgaggggtgcagcacccctcccccccgccaccgaccgcctgttatttcatttttttcgtccgaaaataaaagttgcatatatttgtacgctactagaagttgtacacattcattcattatatatatatatagatcgatcaaacaaatattggaagcagaagtcgattccccttacacatattcgtaggttccctacatatatacatggagctcacgatcgacaaacggtactaacgaccgtctatttggaggtagaacaactatctggactaaacaagcctttgttgtttatgacttctctaaccaaaagtcccgccagttcctccgcgattcctagtgcgtgttcctttggttggagtctgtcccgcatgaagtcgacctatatacgaaaatgagatgagtatgactatatcagtcttgataacgaaatattgatgataataaataaagttgtgaatgttattgcttacgtcgaatttatttctgttctgcttctcagtggttaacatgcgaatggactcgcaaacgtagtatccacatagatttgtcccttgtggctgctgggggcacggtacaggattaaatgttagcttctttgcaaaggtaatctccttatgaacattcttcaaagcttgccaagccctgccatgcaaaagaatgattgaatgagtggataattaattgatatctcacgaaagataaagcgcggcgatgaaggaaattacacttggagcaacttctgcaagtcctggaacccgtccaggcctctactcagtgggtcttttacttcaactattcccttatcaggttgaatgtctagtagaatccagtggaagctgcacatgttatgcatatacgtcaggaattacacttaacatcgagtaagaaaaattgaatgtgcatatataaaagatcattaagactctcactcgtagttgtaaggaaacaatattgaatcacagaaatattgctgccccaaaaaccttagtaggtttccccccgtttcttcgcgtttatgcttcaccgtttcaacatgtattttatctgggtcaacaaacccaacattgataatattattacttttgcactcactgatcttcagtctgcaaaagagaacccataagatataatgagtatatatatgcaatgaaaacgaacatgaactgaatgaaaatgaacttatatgtagttaacaacttacaagcaatagcaactcatgagagatttgtcgagggcttctagattgaataactgccagagttcattcatctcaatatggatctcctcctttcggtagtaatattcccatggtatactcgccacgatgtacatttttttctccttgcatgcatcaaggtaccactgatgcaaattccgcatatgtgttggcagtttatgcagctgctctctgctgaccaagtcggccccgtagacaaatttaggagctatatcagcagtgggtagtgcagcatctgcggcaccaaacaattcgtccacggtaactccacattgagccgctagagttgcagcttcttccatattgacaccaccaccatgttcctcgtacaccttgggaacattaaacactttgagtgctgggatcgattgtttgggctgagcaccgaggaggggaacttcctttctctttttgccttttgtcgtttgcttggccttgaggggtgcacttgttgaacttgaccttttctcatctcgcacttctagctgatgatttgctcgtgcgacaatgtccttctccttagccttttcatccttcttttggtcaattaccttcgcaagagtgcgtgtatagtcatccttcttctcgtgtaactcatactgcgatggtgtgttcagaaaactagtagcatattctatttgcttctctgtgtatggctctggcgctggaggttttggcttatggaaatgatcatagttgtgtttcgcaacagcggccgcattttcctcgacagtaagatcccaaggacgggggggaggaacctttggtacttttgggaggggcgacctcttggggataggactcttgaaacgcttccggctgggtgcattccgagtcttagtgggcggaggcggcggcgctggagatggagatggactaccgatgtcgtggtcgacgtcgtacccacggggtgatggtggcgacatgtgatcagtaggaggaggtgatggtggcctgcgatcacctggaggaggtgatggtgacctgctgggacgaccggtactaggtgctacccagcctggcagcctgatgttcttcttttcccagagaatgatttctcccagcacctctctgagtgtaagccccccatcacctccagggatatggagctccaatgtctcccactgcgggac
It includes:
- the LOC139839188 gene encoding uncharacterized protein, which encodes MEEAATLAAQCGVTVDELFGAADAALPTADIAPKFVYGADLVSREQLHKLPTHMRNLHQWYLDACKEKKMYIVASIPWEYYYRKEEIHIEMNELWQLFNLEALDKSLMSCYCLLKISECKSNNIINVGFVDPDKIHVETVKHKREETGGNLLRFLGQQYFCDSILFPYNYDFHWILLDIQPDKGIVEVKDPLSRGLDGFQDLQKLLQVAWQALKNVHKEITFAKKLTFNPVPCPQQPQGTNLCGYYGRSTGVEVSLATETYSA